The following proteins are co-located in the Prionailurus viverrinus isolate Anna chromosome A1, UM_Priviv_1.0, whole genome shotgun sequence genome:
- the NPM1 gene encoding nucleophosmin isoform X1 produces the protein MEDSMDMDMSPLRPQNYLFGCELKADKDYHFKVDNDENEHQLSLRTVSLGAGAKDELHIVEAEAMNYEGSPIKVTLATLKMSVQPTVSLGGFEITPPVVLRLKCGSGPVHISGQHLVAVEEDAESEDEEEEDVKLLSISGKRSAPGSGSKVPQKKVKLAADEDDDEDDDDDDDDEDDDDDDFDDEEAEEKAPVKKSIRDTPAKNAQKSNQNGKDSKPSTPRSKGQESFKKQEKTPKTPKGPSSVEDIKAKMQASIEKGGSLPKVEAKFINYVKNCFRMTDQEAIQDLWQWRKSL, from the exons ATGGAAGATTCGATGGACATGGACATGAGCCCCCTGAGGCCCCAGAACTATCTTTTCG GTTGTGAACTAAAGGCTGACAAAGATTATCACTTTAAAGTGGATAATGATGAAAACGAGCACCAGTTATCTTTAAGAACC GTCAGTTTAGGAGCTGGTGCAAAGGATGAATTGCACATTGTTGAAGCAGAGGCAATGAATTATGAAGGCAGTCCAATTAAAGTCACACTGGCAACTTTGAAAATGTCTGTACAGCCAACG gttTCCCTTGGGGGCTTTGAAATAACACCACCTGTGGTCTTACGGTTGAAATGCGGTTCAGGGCCTGTGCATATTAGTGGACAGCACTTAGTAG ctgtggAGGAAGATGCAGAGtcagaagatgaagaggaagaggatgtGAAACTCCTTAGTATATCTGGAAAGCGTTCTGCCCCTGGAAGTGGTAGCAAGGTTCCACAG aaaaaagtaaaacttgcTGCCGATGAAGATGACGATGAAGATGacgatgatgacgatgatgatgaagA tgatgatgatgatgattttgatgatgaggaagctgaagaaaaGGCTCCAGTAAAGAAA TCTATACGAGATACTCCAgccaaaaatgcacaaaaatctaACCAGAATGGAAAAGACTCAAAACCATCAACACCAAGATCAAAA GGTCAAGAATCTttcaaaaaacaggaaaagactcCCAAAACACCGAAAGGACCTAGTTCTGTAGAAGACATTAAAGCAAAAATGCAAGCAAGTATAGAAAAA GGTGGTTCTCTTCCCAAAGTGGAAGCCAAGTTCATCAATTATGTGAAGAATTGCTTCCGGATGACTGACCAAGAG gcTATTCAAGATCTCTGGCAGTGGAGGAAGTCTCtttaa
- the NPM1 gene encoding nucleophosmin isoform X2 — protein sequence MEDSMDMDMSPLRPQNYLFGCELKADKDYHFKVDNDENEHQLSLRTVSLGAGAKDELHIVEAEAMNYEGSPIKVTLATLKMSVQPTVSLGGFEITPPVVLRLKCGSGPVHISGQHLVAVEEDAESEDEEEEDVKLLSISGKRSAPGSGSKVPQKKVKLAADEDDDEDDDDDDDDEDDDDDDFDDEEAEEKAPVKKSIRDTPAKNAQKSNQNGKDSKPSTPRSKGQESFKKQEKTPKTPKGPSSVEDIKAKMQASIEKAN from the exons ATGGAAGATTCGATGGACATGGACATGAGCCCCCTGAGGCCCCAGAACTATCTTTTCG GTTGTGAACTAAAGGCTGACAAAGATTATCACTTTAAAGTGGATAATGATGAAAACGAGCACCAGTTATCTTTAAGAACC GTCAGTTTAGGAGCTGGTGCAAAGGATGAATTGCACATTGTTGAAGCAGAGGCAATGAATTATGAAGGCAGTCCAATTAAAGTCACACTGGCAACTTTGAAAATGTCTGTACAGCCAACG gttTCCCTTGGGGGCTTTGAAATAACACCACCTGTGGTCTTACGGTTGAAATGCGGTTCAGGGCCTGTGCATATTAGTGGACAGCACTTAGTAG ctgtggAGGAAGATGCAGAGtcagaagatgaagaggaagaggatgtGAAACTCCTTAGTATATCTGGAAAGCGTTCTGCCCCTGGAAGTGGTAGCAAGGTTCCACAG aaaaaagtaaaacttgcTGCCGATGAAGATGACGATGAAGATGacgatgatgacgatgatgatgaagA tgatgatgatgatgattttgatgatgaggaagctgaagaaaaGGCTCCAGTAAAGAAA TCTATACGAGATACTCCAgccaaaaatgcacaaaaatctaACCAGAATGGAAAAGACTCAAAACCATCAACACCAAGATCAAAA GGTCAAGAATCTttcaaaaaacaggaaaagactcCCAAAACACCGAAAGGACCTAGTTCTGTAGAAGACATTAAAGCAAAAATGCAAGCAAGTATAGAAAAA GCGAATTGA